The Streptococcus oralis Uo5 genome includes a window with the following:
- the nusA gene encoding transcription termination factor NusA — MSKEMLEAFRILEEDKGIKKEDIIDAVVESLRSAYRRRYGQSDSVAIDFNEKTGDFTVYTVREVVDEVFDSRLEISLKDALAINSAYELGDKIKFEEAPAEFGRVAAQSAKQTIMEKMRKQTRAITYNTYKEHEQEIMSGTVERFDNRFIYVNLGSIEAQLSKQDQIPGEVFASHDRIEVYVYKVEDNPRGVNVFVSRSHPEMIKRLMEQEIPEVYDGTVEIMSVAREAGDRTKVAVRSHNPNVDAIGTIVGRGGANIKKITSKFHPARYDAKSDRMIPVEENIDVIEWVADPAEFIYNAIAPAEVDQVIFDENDSKRALVVVPDNKLSLAIGRRGQNVRLAAHLTGYRIDIKSASEFEAMEEAGQVDYAVADELIEE; from the coding sequence ATGAGTAAAGAAATGCTAGAGGCCTTCCGCATTTTGGAAGAAGACAAGGGAATCAAAAAAGAAGACATCATTGACGCAGTAGTAGAGTCACTTCGTTCCGCTTATCGTAGACGCTATGGTCAATCAGACAGCGTAGCCATTGACTTCAATGAAAAAACAGGTGACTTTACTGTCTATACTGTTCGTGAAGTTGTAGATGAAGTATTTGATAGCCGTTTGGAAATCAGCTTGAAAGATGCCCTTGCCATTAATTCAGCCTATGAGCTTGGTGATAAGATTAAGTTTGAAGAAGCACCAGCTGAGTTTGGTCGTGTAGCAGCCCAATCTGCTAAACAAACCATCATGGAAAAAATGCGCAAGCAAACACGTGCCATCACTTACAATACTTACAAAGAACATGAACAAGAAATCATGTCTGGTACGGTAGAACGTTTTGACAACCGTTTCATCTATGTCAATCTTGGCAGCATCGAAGCTCAATTGTCCAAACAAGACCAAATCCCTGGAGAAGTCTTTGCTTCCCACGACCGTATCGAAGTTTATGTCTACAAGGTTGAAGACAATCCTCGTGGTGTGAACGTCTTTGTTAGCCGTAGCCATCCAGAGATGATTAAACGCTTGATGGAGCAAGAAATTCCAGAAGTTTACGATGGAACTGTTGAAATCATGAGCGTAGCTCGTGAAGCTGGTGACCGTACAAAGGTTGCTGTTCGTAGCCACAATCCAAACGTGGATGCTATCGGGACCATCGTTGGTCGTGGTGGTGCTAATATCAAGAAAATCACTAGCAAATTCCACCCAGCTCGTTACGATGCCAAGAGCGATCGCATGATTCCTGTCGAAGAAAACATCGACGTTATTGAGTGGGTAGCAGATCCAGCTGAGTTCATCTACAATGCCATCGCACCTGCAGAGGTTGACCAAGTTATCTTTGATGAAAATGACAGCAAACGTGCCTTGGTCGTTGTACCTGATAACAAACTTTCTCTTGCTATCGGTCGTCGTGGACAAAACGTTCGCTTGGCAGCTCACTTGACGGGTTACCGTATCGATATCAAGTCTGCCAGTGAGTTTGAAGCTATGGAAGAAGCAGGTCAAGTTGATTACGCAGTTGCGGATGAATTGATCGAAGAATAA
- a CDS encoding ABC transporter permease, with protein MKDLFLKRKQAFRKECVGYLRYVLNDHFVLFLLVLIGFLAYQYSQLLQHFPENHWPILLFLGIVSALLLAWGGIATYMEGPDKLFLLVSEEEVKSHLKGQTMRSLVFWLFVQTLFLLLFAPLFLAMGYGLPVFLIYVLLLGAGKYLLFRQKSSKFFTETGLDWDYVVSQESKRKQVLLRFFALFTQVKGVSNSVKRRAYLDFILRTVQKVPSKIWQNLYLRSYLRNGDLFALSLRLLFLSLLALLFIEQAWIATAVVVLFNYLLLFQLLALYRAFDYQYLTQLFPLEKGEKEKGLKQIVLGVGSVVLLLELLVGAVVFQEKIALLALVGASLVLQLFYLPYQVKRLVDE; from the coding sequence ATGAAAGACTTGTTTTTAAAGAGAAAGCAGGCTTTTCGTAAGGAGTGTGTCGGTTATCTGCGTTATGTTCTCAATGACCACTTTGTCTTGTTCCTGCTAGTTCTCATCGGTTTTCTAGCTTACCAGTACAGTCAACTCCTGCAACATTTTCCTGAAAACCACTGGCCTATCCTCTTGTTTTTGGGGATTGTATCTGCCTTGCTTTTGGCTTGGGGAGGAATCGCGACCTACATGGAAGGGCCTGACAAGCTCTTTCTCTTAGTCAGTGAAGAGGAAGTTAAGTCTCACCTCAAAGGGCAGACGATGCGCTCACTGGTCTTTTGGCTCTTTGTCCAAACCCTTTTCTTGCTTTTATTTGCGCCCTTATTTTTAGCCATGGGTTATGGCTTGCCAGTCTTTCTCATCTATGTGCTTTTGTTGGGAGCTGGGAAATATCTCCTCTTTCGCCAAAAATCCAGTAAATTTTTTACAGAGACTGGGCTTGACTGGGACTATGTCGTTTCCCAAGAAAGCAAGCGCAAGCAAGTCTTGCTTCGTTTCTTTGCTCTCTTTACTCAGGTTAAGGGCGTTTCAAATAGTGTCAAACGTCGCGCTTATCTGGATTTCATCCTTAGAACAGTTCAGAAAGTGCCGAGCAAGATTTGGCAAAACCTCTATCTCCGTTCTTACTTGCGAAATGGAGACCTCTTTGCCCTCAGTCTCCGTCTCCTCTTCCTATCCTTGTTAGCTTTGCTCTTTATCGAGCAAGCTTGGATCGCGACAGCAGTAGTAGTTTTATTTAACTATCTCCTGCTCTTTCAGTTACTGGCTCTCTATCGTGCCTTTGACTACCAGTACTTGACCCAGCTCTTTCCTTTAGAAAAGGGTGAAAAAGAGAAGGGTTTGAAACAGATAGTGCTCGGTGTTGGAAGTGTCGTTCTTTTGTTGGAATTGCTAGTCGGAGCAGTAGTTTTTCAAGAAAAAATAGCCTTGTTGGCTCTTGTAGGAGCAAGTCTTGTCCTACAATTGTTTTATTTACCTTACCAAGTGAAAAGATTGGTTGACGAATAG
- a CDS encoding ABC transporter ATP-binding protein, protein MLEIKNLTGGYVHVPVLKDVSFTVESGQLVGLIGLNGAGKSTTINEIIGLLTPYSGEIKINGLTLREDATSYRKQIGYIPETPTLYEELTLREHIETVAMAYGIEQKAAFERVESLLKMFRLDQKLDWFPVHFSKGMKQKVMIICAFVVDPSLFIVDEPFLGLDPLAIADLIQLLEVEKKKGKSILMSTHVLDSAEKMCDAFVILHKGEVRAQGNLQQLREAFDMPEASLNDIYLALTKEEEL, encoded by the coding sequence ATGTTAGAAATTAAAAACCTGACAGGAGGCTATGTTCACGTTCCTGTCTTGAAAGATGTGTCCTTTACAGTTGAAAGTGGGCAGTTGGTCGGTTTGATTGGGCTCAACGGTGCTGGGAAATCAACGACAATCAATGAGATTATTGGTCTGTTGACACCTTACAGTGGAGAAATCAAGATTAATGGTCTCACCCTGCGAGAAGATGCGACCAGCTATCGCAAGCAGATTGGCTATATCCCAGAAACGCCTACTCTGTATGAGGAATTGACTCTTAGAGAGCATATCGAGACGGTGGCTATGGCCTATGGTATTGAGCAAAAAGCGGCTTTTGAGCGAGTAGAATCTTTGTTAAAAATGTTTCGTTTGGATCAAAAATTAGATTGGTTTCCTGTGCATTTTTCCAAAGGAATGAAGCAGAAGGTCATGATTATCTGTGCCTTTGTCGTAGATCCGAGTCTTTTCATCGTTGATGAGCCTTTTCTTGGCCTCGATCCGCTGGCGATTGCCGACTTGATTCAGCTTTTAGAAGTAGAAAAGAAAAAAGGCAAGTCCATTCTTATGAGTACACACGTGCTAGACTCAGCAGAAAAGATGTGTGATGCCTTTGTCATTCTCCACAAGGGAGAGGTGCGGGCTCAGGGGAACCTCCAGCAACTCCGTGAAGCCTTTGACATGCCTGAAGCGAGTTTGAATGATATTTACTTGGCTCTGACCAAAGAGGAGGAGCTATGA
- the rbfA gene encoding 30S ribosome-binding factor RbfA has product MANHFRTDRVGMEIKREVNEILQKKVRDPRVQGVTITDVQMLGDLSVAKVYYTILSNLASDSQKAQIGLEKATGTIKRELGRNLKLYKIPDLTFVKDESIEYGNKIDAMLRNLDKN; this is encoded by the coding sequence ATGGCAAATCATTTCCGTACGGATCGTGTGGGCATGGAAATTAAGCGCGAAGTCAATGAGATTTTGCAAAAGAAAGTCCGTGATCCCCGTGTCCAAGGTGTGACCATCACAGATGTTCAGATGCTAGGTGACTTGTCTGTTGCTAAGGTTTACTACACCATTTTGAGTAACCTTGCTTCGGATAGCCAAAAAGCTCAAATCGGGCTTGAAAAAGCAACTGGTACTATCAAACGTGAACTTGGTCGCAATTTGAAATTGTACAAAATCCCAGATTTAACCTTTGTCAAAGACGAGTCCATTGAATATGGAAACAAGATTGACGCAATGCTACGCAATCTGGATAAGAACTAA
- a CDS encoding DUF438 domain-containing protein codes for MADERIHILRDILLELHNGASPESVQERFDATFTGVSAIEISLMEHELMNSDSGVTFEDVMELCDVHANLFKNAVKGVEVEDTEHPGHPVRVFKDENLALRAALIRIRRLLDTYESMEDEEMLAEMRKGLVRQMGLLGQFDIHYQRKEELFFPIMERYGHDSPPKVMWGVDDQIRELFQTALATVKALPEVSINTVKEDFEAFATEFESMIFKEESILLMILLESFTQDDWIQIAEESDSYGYAIIRPSEKWVPERQSFLEEKSSEEPVQLDTAEGQVQQVIDTPEGQFTITFTPKEKEAVLDRHSQQTFGNGYLSVEQANLILNHLPMEITFVNKDDIFQYYNDNTPADEMIFKRTPSQVGRNVELCHPPKYLEKVKAVMKGLREGVKDKYEMWFKSESRGKFVHITYAAVHDENGEFQGVLEYVQDIQPYREIDTDYFRGLE; via the coding sequence ATGGCAGATGAACGGATTCATATCCTACGGGATATTTTGTTAGAATTGCACAATGGTGCCTCTCCTGAGTCAGTTCAGGAGCGTTTTGATGCGACCTTTACAGGTGTCTCGGCAATTGAGATTTCTCTCATGGAGCACGAGCTGATGAACTCAGACTCAGGTGTCACCTTTGAAGATGTCATGGAACTCTGTGATGTTCATGCTAATCTTTTTAAAAATGCTGTTAAGGGTGTCGAAGTAGAGGATACCGAGCATCCTGGCCACCCCGTTCGCGTCTTCAAGGATGAAAATCTGGCTCTTCGTGCAGCCTTGATTCGCATTCGGAGATTGTTGGATACCTATGAGTCTATGGAAGACGAGGAAATGCTTGCGGAGATGCGCAAGGGTTTGGTCCGTCAAATGGGGCTTTTGGGGCAATTTGACATTCACTACCAGCGCAAGGAAGAGCTCTTCTTTCCCATCATGGAGCGCTATGGTCACGATTCACCTCCAAAAGTTATGTGGGGAGTGGATGATCAGATCAGAGAACTCTTTCAGACAGCTCTAGCGACGGTTAAGGCACTACCAGAAGTGTCGATTAACACTGTAAAAGAAGATTTCGAAGCTTTTGCGACAGAGTTTGAAAGTATGATTTTCAAGGAAGAGTCCATCCTTCTCATGATTCTCCTTGAGTCTTTCACCCAGGATGATTGGATTCAGATTGCGGAGGAGAGCGATTCTTACGGCTATGCCATCATCCGTCCGTCTGAGAAATGGGTGCCAGAACGCCAGAGTTTCCTTGAGGAAAAGAGCTCAGAGGAGCCAGTTCAACTAGACACGGCTGAAGGTCAAGTTCAGCAAGTTATCGATACGCCAGAAGGACAGTTCACCATTACCTTTACCCCTAAGGAAAAGGAAGCAGTGCTGGACCGTCATAGTCAACAGACTTTTGGCAATGGCTATCTCTCCGTCGAGCAGGCCAACCTCATCCTCAATCACCTCCCTATGGAGATTACCTTTGTTAATAAGGACGATATTTTCCAGTATTACAATGACAATACGCCAGCCGATGAGATGATTTTCAAACGGACGCCGTCCCAAGTCGGGCGCAATGTAGAACTCTGCCATCCGCCCAAGTACCTAGAAAAGGTGAAGGCTGTTATGAAAGGTCTTCGTGAAGGGGTCAAGGACAAGTATGAAATGTGGTTCAAGTCAGAGTCGCGAGGCAAGTTTGTCCATATCACCTATGCCGCAGTACACGATGAAAACGGGGAATTCCAAGGTGTGCTAGAGTATGTTCAGGATATTCAGCCCTATCGTGAGATTGATACGGACTACTTCCGTGGATTAGAATAA
- the rnpM gene encoding RNase P modulator RnpM, whose translation MKTRKIPLRKSVVSNEVIDKRDLLRIVKNKEGQVFIDPTGKANGRGAYIKLDNAEALEAKKKKVFNRSFNMEVEESFYDELIAYVDHKVKRRELGLE comes from the coding sequence ATGAAAACAAGAAAAATCCCTTTGCGCAAGTCTGTTGTATCTAACGAAGTGATTGATAAGCGTGATTTGCTCCGCATTGTCAAGAACAAAGAAGGGCAAGTCTTTATTGATCCGACAGGCAAGGCAAATGGCCGTGGCGCTTATATCAAGCTAGACAATGCAGAAGCCCTAGAGGCCAAAAAGAAGAAAGTCTTTAACCGCAGCTTTAACATGGAAGTTGAAGAAAGCTTTTATGACGAGTTGATCGCCTATGTGGATCACAAAGTAAAAAGAAGAGAGTTAGGACTTGAATAA
- a CDS encoding DUF1912 family protein, producing MSYEQEFMKEFEAWVNTQIMINDMAHKESQKVYEEDQDERAKDAMIRYESRLDAYQFLLGKFENFKAGKGFHDLPEGLFGERNY from the coding sequence ATGAGTTACGAACAAGAATTTATGAAGGAATTTGAAGCCTGGGTCAATACCCAGATCATGATCAACGACATGGCGCACAAGGAAAGTCAAAAAGTCTACGAAGAAGACCAAGACGAGCGTGCTAAAGATGCCATGATTCGCTACGAAAGTCGCTTGGATGCTTATCAGTTTTTGCTTGGTAAGTTTGAAAATTTCAAGGCGGGAAAGGGATTTCATGATTTGCCAGAAGGCTTGTTTGGCGAGAGAAACTATTAA
- the trmB gene encoding tRNA (guanosine(46)-N7)-methyltransferase TrmB yields MRVRNRKGATELLEANPQYVVLNPLEAKGKWRDLFGNDHPIHVEVGSGKGAFVSGMAKQNPDINYIGIDIQKSVLSYALDKVLEVGVPNIKLLWVDGSDLTDYFEDGEIDRLYLNFSDPWPKKRHEKRRLTYKSFLDTFKRILPENGEIHFKTDNRGLFEYSLVSFSQYGMKLNGVWLDLHASDFEGNVMTEYEQKFSSKGQVIYRVEAEF; encoded by the coding sequence ATGAGAGTTAGAAATCGTAAAGGGGCGACAGAATTACTAGAGGCCAATCCTCAGTATGTAGTCCTCAATCCCTTAGAAGCAAAAGGGAAATGGCGAGACTTGTTTGGAAATGATCATCCTATTCATGTTGAAGTTGGAAGTGGAAAAGGGGCCTTCGTATCAGGAATGGCCAAGCAAAATCCTGACATCAACTACATCGGGATTGACATTCAAAAGTCGGTATTGAGTTATGCCTTGGACAAGGTATTAGAAGTTGGAGTGCCCAACATCAAGTTGCTGTGGGTAGATGGTTCAGATCTGACTGACTACTTTGAAGACGGTGAGATTGATCGTCTCTACCTAAACTTTTCAGATCCCTGGCCTAAAAAACGCCATGAAAAGCGTCGTTTGACTTACAAGAGTTTCTTGGATACCTTCAAGCGCATCTTACCTGAGAATGGGGAAATCCATTTCAAGACGGATAACCGTGGCTTATTTGAGTACAGCCTGGTGAGCTTTTCTCAGTATGGGATGAAACTAAATGGGGTTTGGCTGGACTTGCATGCCAGTGATTTTGAGGGCAATGTCATGACAGAATATGAGCAAAAATTCTCCAGCAAAGGTCAAGTGATCTACCGAGTTGAAGCAGAATTTTAA
- the infB gene encoding translation initiation factor IF-2, whose product MSKKRLYEIAKELGKESKEVVARAKELGLDVKSHSSSVEAAAAEQIAASFKSAPAPKAEAKPAAPKASVEKKAEKPASAKPAVAKEESKPATPAAPKEEKVVAARPQSRNFKAEREARAKEQAERRKQNKGNNRDQQQNGNRQKNDGRNGGKTGQGNRDNRRFNDQGKKPQGQGNRGNDRRQQQDFQPKQAGPRVDFKARAAALKAEQNAEYARSSEERFKQSQAAKEALAQANKRKEPEEIFEEAAKLAEQTQPAVAVAPVAKEAPVDTRRKKQARPDKERDDYDHEEDGPRKQQKNRSSQNQVRNQRNSNWNNNKKEIKKGNKQNNRNQTPKPVTERKFHELPTEFEYTDGMTVAEIAKRIKREPAEIVKKLFMMGVMATQNQSLDGETIELLLVDYGIEAKQKVEVDNADIERFFVEDGYLNEDELVERPPVVTIMGHVDHGKTTLLDTLRNSRVATGEAGGITQHIGAYQIVENGKKITFLDTPGHAAFTSMRARGASVTDITILVVAADDGVMPQTIEAINHSKAANVPIIVAINKIDKPGANPERVIGELAEHGVMSTAWGGDSEFVEISAKFNQNIDELLETVLLVAEIQELKADPTVRAIGTVIEARLDKGKGAVATLLVQQGTLNVQDPIVVGNTFGRVRAMTNDLGRRVKVAGPSTPVSITGLNEAPMAGDHFAVYEDEKSARAAGEERAKRALMKQRQATQRVSLENLFDTLKAGELKSVNVIIKADVQGSVEALSASLQKIDVEGVKVTIVHSAVGAINESDVTLAEASNAFIIGFNVRPTPQARQQADADDVEIRLHSIIYKVIEEMEEAMKGMLDPEFEEKIIGEALIRETFKVSKVGTIGGFMVINGKVTRDSKVRVIRDGVVIYDGELASLKHYKDDVKEVTNGREGGLMIDGYNDIKMDDVIEAYIMEEIKR is encoded by the coding sequence TTGTCTAAGAAAAGATTGTACGAAATCGCAAAAGAACTTGGGAAAGAAAGTAAAGAAGTTGTAGCGCGTGCAAAAGAGTTGGGCTTGGATGTAAAAAGCCACTCATCGAGCGTGGAAGCTGCTGCTGCTGAGCAAATCGCAGCTAGCTTTAAATCTGCACCTGCTCCTAAGGCAGAAGCAAAACCTGCAGCACCAAAAGCAAGTGTAGAAAAGAAAGCAGAAAAGCCTGCATCAGCTAAACCAGCTGTCGCTAAGGAAGAAAGCAAACCAGCTACACCTGCAGCTCCTAAGGAAGAAAAAGTAGTGGCCGCAAGACCACAAAGTCGAAACTTCAAGGCGGAGCGTGAGGCGCGTGCCAAAGAGCAGGCAGAGCGACGCAAACAAAACAAGGGTAACAACCGTGACCAACAACAAAACGGCAACCGTCAGAAAAACGATGGTCGTAATGGTGGAAAAACTGGTCAAGGAAACCGCGACAATCGCCGATTTAACGACCAAGGGAAAAAACCACAAGGTCAAGGAAATCGTGGCAATGATCGCCGTCAGCAACAAGACTTCCAGCCAAAACAAGCTGGACCACGTGTTGACTTTAAAGCCCGTGCAGCAGCCCTAAAAGCAGAGCAAAATGCAGAATACGCACGCTCAAGCGAGGAGCGCTTCAAACAATCGCAAGCTGCTAAAGAGGCTTTGGCTCAAGCTAATAAACGCAAGGAACCTGAGGAAATCTTTGAGGAAGCTGCTAAGCTAGCTGAACAAACGCAGCCAGCCGTAGCAGTAGCTCCAGTAGCGAAAGAAGCGCCAGTGGATACACGTCGTAAAAAACAAGCTCGACCAGACAAAGAACGTGACGATTATGATCACGAAGAAGATGGTCCTAGAAAACAACAAAAGAATCGAAGTAGTCAGAATCAAGTGAGAAATCAAAGAAATAGTAACTGGAACAACAATAAAAAAGAAATAAAAAAAGGTAACAAGCAAAACAACCGTAACCAGACTCCAAAACCTGTTACAGAACGTAAGTTCCATGAATTGCCAACAGAATTTGAATATACGGATGGTATGACCGTTGCGGAAATCGCAAAACGTATCAAACGTGAACCAGCTGAAATTGTTAAGAAACTCTTTATGATGGGTGTTATGGCTACACAAAACCAATCGTTGGATGGAGAAACCATTGAACTCCTATTGGTAGATTATGGTATCGAAGCCAAACAAAAGGTTGAAGTGGACAATGCCGACATCGAGCGTTTCTTCGTCGAAGATGGCTATCTTAATGAAGATGAATTGGTTGAGCGTCCACCAGTTGTGACCATCATGGGGCACGTTGACCATGGTAAAACAACCCTTCTAGATACCCTTCGTAACTCTCGTGTTGCAACAGGAGAAGCAGGTGGTATCACTCAGCATATTGGTGCCTACCAAATCGTGGAAAATGGCAAGAAGATTACCTTCCTTGATACACCAGGACACGCGGCCTTTACCTCTATGCGTGCGCGTGGTGCATCTGTTACCGATATTACCATCTTGGTTGTAGCGGCCGACGATGGGGTTATGCCTCAGACTATCGAAGCCATCAACCACTCAAAAGCGGCCAACGTTCCAATCATCGTGGCTATCAACAAGATTGATAAACCAGGTGCTAACCCAGAACGCGTTATCGGTGAATTGGCAGAGCATGGTGTCATGTCAACAGCTTGGGGTGGAGATTCTGAATTTGTTGAAATCTCAGCTAAATTCAACCAAAATATCGATGAACTCTTGGAAACAGTCCTTCTTGTGGCTGAAATCCAAGAACTCAAGGCAGACCCAACAGTGCGTGCTATCGGTACGGTTATCGAAGCGCGCTTGGATAAAGGGAAAGGTGCGGTCGCAACCCTTCTTGTGCAACAAGGTACTCTGAATGTGCAAGACCCTATCGTTGTCGGAAATACCTTCGGTCGTGTCCGTGCTATGACCAATGACCTTGGTCGTCGTGTCAAGGTTGCTGGACCATCAACGCCCGTTTCTATCACAGGTTTGAACGAAGCACCAATGGCGGGTGACCACTTTGCCGTTTACGAAGATGAAAAATCTGCGCGTGCAGCCGGTGAAGAGCGTGCAAAACGTGCCCTCATGAAACAACGTCAAGCTACCCAACGTGTCAGCCTTGAAAACCTCTTTGATACGCTTAAAGCTGGTGAACTCAAATCAGTTAACGTTATCATCAAGGCCGACGTACAAGGTTCGGTTGAAGCCCTTTCTGCCTCACTTCAAAAGATCGATGTAGAAGGTGTAAAAGTTACCATCGTTCACTCAGCGGTCGGTGCTATCAACGAATCTGACGTGACTCTTGCGGAAGCTTCAAATGCCTTTATCATCGGTTTCAACGTCCGCCCTACGCCACAAGCTCGTCAACAAGCAGATGCTGACGATGTCGAAATCCGTCTCCACAGCATTATCTACAAGGTTATCGAAGAGATGGAAGAAGCTATGAAAGGGATGTTGGATCCTGAATTTGAAGAAAAAATCATCGGTGAAGCTCTTATCCGTGAAACCTTCAAGGTGTCTAAAGTGGGAACTATCGGTGGATTTATGGTTATCAACGGTAAGGTTACCCGTGACTCTAAAGTCCGTGTTATCCGTGACGGTGTTGTTATCTATGACGGTGAACTCGCGAGCTTGAAACACTACAAAGACGACGTGAAAGAAGTTACAAACGGTCGTGAAGGTGGATTGATGATTGATGGCTACAATGATATCAAGATGGATGATGTGATTGAGGCCTACATCATGGAAGAAATCAAACGTTAA
- a CDS encoding YlxQ-related RNA-binding protein, giving the protein MNKQKISNLLGLAQRAGRIISGEELVVKAIQDQKAKLVFLAHDAGPNLTKKIQDKSDYYQVEVITVFSTLELSIAVGKSRKVLAVTDAGFTKKMRSLME; this is encoded by the coding sequence TTGAATAAGCAAAAGATAAGCAATCTCTTGGGACTTGCTCAGCGAGCAGGCAGGATCATATCGGGTGAGGAATTGGTAGTCAAGGCTATCCAAGACCAGAAAGCCAAGCTAGTCTTTCTAGCCCATGATGCTGGCCCTAATCTAACCAAGAAGATTCAAGATAAAAGTGACTATTATCAAGTAGAAGTTATAACCGTGTTTTCAACACTGGAATTAAGCATAGCAGTCGGGAAATCGAGAAAGGTTTTGGCTGTGACAGATGCTGGATTTACAAAGAAAATGAGGTCTCTTATGGAATAG
- the rimP gene encoding ribosome maturation factor RimP: MDAIATIVELVREVVEPVIQAPFELVDIEYGKIGSDMILSIFVDKPEGITLNDTADLTEIISPVLDTIKPDPFPEQYFLEITSPGLERPLKTKDAVAGAVGKYIHVGLYQAIDKQKVFEGTLVSFEGDELTMEYMNKTRKKTVQIPYSLVSKARLAVKL; encoded by the coding sequence GTGGACGCAATCGCAACAATCGTAGAATTAGTCAGAGAAGTTGTAGAACCTGTCATCCAAGCGCCTTTCGAGCTCGTGGATATCGAGTATGGAAAGATTGGCAGTGACATGATTCTCAGTATTTTTGTAGATAAACCCGAAGGAATTACCTTGAACGACACGGCAGACCTGACAGAAATTATCAGTCCTGTCCTAGACACCATCAAGCCCGATCCCTTCCCAGAACAATATTTCCTAGAAATCACTAGTCCAGGCTTGGAACGTCCTTTGAAAACCAAGGATGCCGTCGCTGGAGCAGTTGGGAAATACATCCATGTTGGGCTCTACCAAGCTATCGATAAGCAAAAAGTCTTTGAAGGTACCTTGGTATCCTTTGAAGGGGATGAGTTGACCATGGAATATATGAACAAGACGCGTAAGAAAACCGTCCAAATTCCATACAGTTTAGTATCAAAAGCACGTTTAGCAGTAAAACTATAG
- the ccrZ gene encoding cell cycle regulator CcrZ yields MDLGDNELTLTPIPGKSGKAYMGSYPDGKRVFVKMNTSPILPGLAREQIAPQLLWTRRLPDGRDMCAQEWLTGKILTPYDMSRKQIINILNRLHRSRPLMKQLSRLGYTMETPVDLLRSWQQGVPEILKQNHYLNSVIAELGKTVPGFREDHATIVHGDLRHSNWIETESGLVYLVDWDSVRLTDRMFDVAHLLCHYIPDQQWRQWLRDYGYKYNQTVLDKLYWYGQYSYLNQIAKYCENQDLDNVNREIYALRVFRDKYGKKR; encoded by the coding sequence ATGGACTTGGGTGATAATGAGCTAACGCTGACCCCTATCCCTGGGAAGAGCGGCAAAGCTTATATGGGAAGCTACCCTGATGGGAAGCGCGTCTTTGTAAAAATGAACACCTCTCCAATCCTACCTGGCCTAGCCAGAGAACAAATCGCTCCTCAATTACTTTGGACTCGTCGTTTGCCAGATGGCCGTGATATGTGTGCTCAGGAATGGCTGACGGGTAAAATCTTGACCCCTTACGATATGAGTCGCAAGCAGATTATCAATATCTTGAACCGCCTTCACCGCTCGCGTCCCTTGATGAAGCAGTTGAGCCGTTTGGGTTATACCATGGAAACACCAGTTGATTTGCTACGTTCTTGGCAGCAAGGAGTTCCAGAAATCTTGAAGCAGAACCACTATTTGAACAGTGTGATTGCTGAGCTAGGTAAGACGGTTCCAGGTTTTAGGGAAGACCATGCAACGATTGTGCATGGAGATCTTCGCCATAGTAATTGGATTGAGACAGAGAGTGGACTCGTTTATCTAGTGGATTGGGATTCGGTTCGTCTGACGGATCGTATGTTTGATGTGGCGCATTTGCTATGCCACTACATTCCAGATCAGCAGTGGCGCCAATGGTTGAGAGACTACGGCTATAAGTACAATCAGACAGTGTTAGATAAATTGTATTGGTATGGTCAGTATTCTTACTTGAACCAGATTGCCAAATACTGTGAAAATCAAGATTTAGACAATGTAAACCGGGAGATTTACGCCTTGCGTGTCTTCCGTGACAAGTATGGAAAGAAGAGATGA
- a CDS encoding DUF1858 domain-containing protein, translating into MDNIIDVSIPVAEVVDKHPEVLEILVELGFKPLANPLMRNTVGRKVSLKQGSKLEGTPMDKIVRTLEANGYEVIGLD; encoded by the coding sequence ATGGATAATATCATAGATGTGTCAATTCCCGTTGCAGAAGTGGTGGACAAGCATCCAGAAGTCTTAGAAATTCTAGTGGAGCTGGGTTTTAAACCACTAGCCAATCCCTTGATGCGCAATACAGTCGGTCGCAAAGTATCGCTCAAGCAGGGTTCTAAGCTTGAAGGAACTCCTATGGACAAGATTGTCCGCACACTGGAAGCGAATGGTTACGAAGTGATTGGATTAGACTAA